In Rhipicephalus microplus isolate Deutch F79 chromosome 9, USDA_Rmic, whole genome shotgun sequence, one genomic interval encodes:
- the LOC142771536 gene encoding uncharacterized protein LOC142771536 gives MASFNPSRREELCRLAGQISCQSLELRDIVDNIYLRGQNPARPPSDTPSSPPGFAVRQSMSAGKAGGGRRASAAPQTGKGSTSQFLTVQVPVSMASQFMATQKLDAADLSARLSASSLGSDVGPKIPTTSHMSRRPKPRPPPKPKAEEPEPAHPRPYEDDPIWEVWESNMLRLAQLLKMLLQELRTVTEYTKIDEPTLMAAAGAVGSGVPLAEAPVADAFATKLAASNIIGGMDNRENVSNALQNPAPFRQLYAPPSEVKERLLEPLRQHPDLSVYFSKLASQMEALTQALRPIAGAPMANGNGSPVGQQMLVRADVHTDNGEGVSMANRANVSFQIGRSSSQPSSLAAATIGKGAGGLAHSDTMASLVASVNQLTNHMTHVQDLFRRALGGRPAPKRAGLSVSEEEDLRYCVSKLTDNMTRMSHDLKDTLKKHTSVPDDLEENTEDCGGQPTQEFDEPSITITLLRE, from the exons ATGGCTTCTTTCAACCCGTCGCGACGTGAGGAGCTCTGCCGTCTCGCTGGCCAGATCAGTTGCCAGTCTCTCGAGCTCAGGGACATTGTCGACAACATTTACCTGCGTGGCCAGAACCCAGCAAGGCCTCCCTCGGACACCCCGAGCAGTCCACCGGGATTCGCGGTGCGCCAGTCTATGTCCGCAGGCAAGGCTGGCGGCGGCCGAAGGGCCTCGGCCGCTCCTCAAACAGGCAAAGGCTCGACGAGTCAATTCCTAACGGTCCAGGTGCCGGTCTCGATGGCGTCGCAGTTCATGGCCACTCAGAAGCTGGACGCCGCCGACTTGAGCGCTCGCCTCTCCGCGTCCTCGTTGGGCTCCGACGTGGGCCCCAAGATACCCACAACGAGCCACATGTCTCGGAGGCCGAAGCCTCGGCCGCCTCCCAAGCCCAAAGCGGAAGAACCTGAGCCCGCGCATCCGAGACCCTACGAGGACGACCCCATTTGGGAGGTGTGGGAGAGCAACATGCTGCGCTTAGCACAGCTTCTCAAGATGCTGCTACAGGAACTGCGCACAGTCACAGAATACACCAAGATCGACGAGCCGACGCTGATGGCGGCCGCCGGCGCGGTCGGGAGCGGCGTTCCTTTGGCCGAAGCGCCGGTGGCGGACGCGTTCGCAACAAAGCTGGCAGCGAGCAACATCATTGGTGGTATGGACAACCGGGAGAACGTGAGCAACGCTCTGCAGAACCCGGCGCCTTTCCGACAGCTCTACGCGCCGCCGTCTGAGGTGAAGGAACGGTTGTTGGAACCACTTCGCCAACACCCAGACCTGAGCGTGTACTTCAGCAAGCTGGCCTCCCAGATGGAAGCGCTGACGCAGGCTCTCAGGCCAATCGCCGGAGCACCGATGGCGAACGG GAATGGAAGTCCGGTTGGCCAGCAGATGCTAGTCCGCGCCGATGTGCACACGGACAACGGCGAGGGTGTCAGCATGGCAAACCGGGCCAACGTGAGCTTCCAGATAGGCAGGTCTTCCTCACAACCGTCGTCTTTGGCTGCCGCCACCATCGGCAAGGGTGCAGGAGGACTCGCGCACTCCGACACCATGGCGTCGCTCGTGGCGAGCGTCAACCAGCTGACCAACCACATGACCCACGTGCAGGACCTGTTCCGGCGCGCCTTGGGCGGCAGACCGGCGCCCAAGCGAGCAGGACTTTCGGTCTCCGAGGAGGAAGACCTGCGATACTGTGTCTCAAAGCTCACGGACAACATGACAAGGATGTCTCACGACTTGAAGGACACCCTAAAAAAGCACACCTCAGTGCCCGACGATTTAGAGGAAAACACGGAAGATTGCGGAGGACAGCCCACTCAGGAATTCGATGAGCCGAGTATTACCATAACGTTGCTTCGAGAATAG